From one Catenuloplanes nepalensis genomic stretch:
- the argB gene encoding acetylglutamate kinase — MTAALTRDLAMAQQKAATLIEALPWLREFSGETVVIKYGGNAMIDPELQRAFAADMVFLRYAGLKPVVVHGGGPQISAMLKKLGMASEFRGGLRVTTPETMDVVRMVLVGQVGRELVGLINEHGPYAVGLSGEDAKLFTAVRRPAIVDGEPVDVGLVGDVATVNPGAVADIIAAGRIPVIATVAPDSDGTLHNVNADTAAAALAVALGARKLVVLTDVTGLYRDWPDPDSLITQITTSELAELLPTLESGMVPKMEACLRAVEGGVPAAHVVDGRVAHSTLLEVFTSEGFGTMVMGSMSELASDSSAQRRPQRDRGVDGSPA, encoded by the coding sequence ATGACCGCGGCGCTCACCCGTGACCTGGCGATGGCGCAGCAGAAGGCGGCCACGCTGATCGAGGCGCTGCCCTGGCTCCGGGAGTTCTCCGGCGAGACCGTGGTGATCAAGTACGGCGGCAACGCCATGATCGACCCGGAGCTGCAGCGCGCGTTCGCGGCCGACATGGTCTTCCTGCGCTACGCCGGGCTCAAGCCGGTCGTGGTGCACGGCGGCGGCCCGCAGATCTCCGCCATGCTCAAGAAGCTCGGCATGGCCAGCGAGTTCCGCGGTGGTCTGCGCGTCACCACGCCGGAGACCATGGACGTGGTCCGGATGGTGCTGGTCGGCCAGGTCGGCCGCGAGCTGGTCGGCCTGATCAACGAGCACGGGCCGTACGCGGTGGGCCTCTCCGGCGAGGACGCGAAGCTGTTCACCGCGGTCCGCCGCCCCGCGATCGTGGACGGCGAACCGGTCGACGTCGGCCTGGTCGGCGACGTCGCCACGGTCAACCCGGGCGCGGTCGCGGACATCATCGCGGCCGGCCGCATACCGGTCATCGCCACGGTGGCGCCGGACTCCGACGGCACGCTGCACAACGTGAACGCGGACACCGCGGCCGCCGCACTCGCGGTCGCGCTCGGCGCCCGCAAGCTGGTGGTGCTCACGGACGTGACCGGCCTCTACCGCGACTGGCCGGACCCGGACAGCCTGATCACGCAGATCACCACGAGCGAGCTGGCGGAGCTGCTGCCGACCCTGGAATCGGGCATGGTCCCCAAGATGGAGGCCTGTCTGCGCGCGGTCGAGGGCGGCGTCCCGGCCGCACACGTCGTCGACGGCCGGGTCGCACACTCGACCCTGCTGGAAGTCTTCACCTCAGAGGGATTCGGAACCATGGTGATGGGGTCAATGAGTGAGCTAGCGAGCGATTCATCGGCTCAGCGCCGACCACAGCGCGACCGCGGCGTGGACGGGAGCCCGGCATGA
- the argJ gene encoding bifunctional glutamate N-acetyltransferase/amino-acid acetyltransferase ArgJ — MSVTHPKGFRAAGIAAGLKPEKKDVALVVNDGPDATAAGVFTSNRVKAAPVLWSQQVLRGGVVRAVILNSGGANACTGPAGFQDTHATAEHTAAALRGGPRPLLLGAGDVAVCSTGLIGERLPMGKLLPGVEAAVRGLSRDGGPAAAEAIMTTDTVPKTAIVEGTGWSVGGMIKGAGMLAPGLATMLCVLTTDAVAGPDALDAALRHATRVTLDRVDSDGAMSTNDTVLLLASGASRIEPTAEELAEAVTELLRQLSRKLIADAEGATKEVAIAVTGALTEDDAVEAGRAVARNNLVKTALFGNDPNWGRILAAVGTTQATFEPDRLDVAVNGVWVCKNGAAAEDRSKVDLSGRDVEIHINLNAGGAEATIWTNDLSHAYVHENSAYSS, encoded by the coding sequence ATGAGCGTCACCCACCCGAAGGGTTTCCGCGCGGCCGGCATCGCCGCCGGGCTGAAGCCCGAGAAGAAAGACGTCGCGCTGGTCGTCAACGACGGCCCGGACGCGACCGCGGCCGGCGTCTTCACCAGCAACCGGGTCAAGGCCGCGCCGGTGCTCTGGAGCCAGCAGGTGCTCAGGGGCGGCGTCGTGCGCGCGGTCATCCTCAACTCCGGCGGCGCGAACGCGTGCACCGGACCGGCCGGTTTCCAGGACACGCACGCCACCGCCGAGCACACCGCGGCCGCGCTGCGTGGCGGTCCCAGGCCGCTGCTGCTCGGCGCGGGCGACGTGGCGGTCTGCTCGACCGGCCTGATCGGCGAGCGGCTGCCGATGGGCAAGCTGCTGCCCGGCGTCGAGGCGGCCGTGCGCGGCCTGTCCCGCGACGGTGGCCCCGCGGCCGCGGAAGCCATCATGACCACGGACACAGTTCCCAAGACCGCGATCGTCGAGGGTACGGGGTGGAGCGTCGGCGGCATGATCAAGGGCGCCGGCATGCTGGCCCCGGGCCTGGCGACCATGCTGTGCGTGCTGACCACGGACGCGGTCGCCGGCCCGGACGCCCTCGACGCGGCGCTGCGCCACGCCACCCGCGTCACGCTGGACCGGGTCGACTCGGACGGCGCGATGTCCACGAACGACACCGTGCTGCTGCTGGCCTCCGGCGCGTCCCGCATCGAGCCGACCGCCGAGGAGCTGGCCGAGGCCGTCACCGAGCTGCTGCGCCAGCTGTCCCGGAAGCTGATCGCGGACGCGGAGGGTGCCACCAAGGAGGTCGCGATCGCGGTCACCGGCGCGCTCACCGAGGACGACGCGGTCGAGGCCGGCCGCGCCGTGGCACGCAACAACCTGGTCAAGACCGCGCTGTTCGGCAACGACCCGAACTGGGGCCGGATCCTGGCCGCGGTCGGCACCACCCAGGCGACGTTCGAGCCGGACCGGCTGGACGTCGCGGTCAACGGCGTCTGGGTGTGCAAGAACGGCGCCGCGGCCGAGGACCGGTCCAAGGTCGACCTGTCCGGCCGGGACGTGGAGATCCACATCAACCTGAACGCGGGCGGCGCGGAGGCCACCATCTGGACCAACGACCTCTCCCACGCGTACGTGCACGAGAACTCGGCGTACAGCTCATGA
- the argC gene encoding N-acetyl-gamma-glutamyl-phosphate reductase, which produces MGIRVGVAGASGYAGGELLRLLAGHPEFDLVTATAHSQAGSPVGAVHPHLTGLGLTLGSTTADAFEDVDLVFLALPHGQSAALATQLPETVKIVDIGADFRLADGDAWQRYYGGEHAGTWTYGLPELPGQRERIAASTRVANTGCYAVTTILALAPLIAAGVADPEDVVVVASSGTSGAGRAAKTHLLASEVMGSLSTYKTGRHQHVPEIKQATGAKSLSFTPVLAPMPRGILATVTAKALTGDDPRETLAEAYANDPFVHVLETGRWPQTASVSGSNSVHLQATVDVDSGRIIAVSASDNLGKGAAGQAVQNANLMFGLPETTGLQIYGVAP; this is translated from the coding sequence ATGGGTATCAGGGTCGGGGTGGCGGGGGCCAGTGGCTATGCGGGGGGCGAGCTGTTGCGCCTGCTCGCCGGGCACCCCGAGTTCGATCTGGTGACCGCGACCGCGCACAGCCAGGCGGGCAGTCCGGTCGGCGCCGTGCACCCGCACCTCACCGGGCTCGGCCTGACGCTCGGAAGCACCACGGCCGACGCGTTCGAAGACGTCGACCTGGTGTTCCTGGCGCTGCCGCACGGCCAGTCCGCGGCGCTGGCCACTCAGCTGCCGGAGACCGTGAAGATCGTGGACATCGGCGCCGACTTCCGGCTCGCCGACGGTGACGCCTGGCAGCGATACTACGGCGGCGAGCACGCCGGCACGTGGACCTACGGGCTGCCCGAGCTGCCTGGCCAGCGCGAGCGGATCGCCGCCAGCACGCGGGTGGCGAACACCGGCTGTTACGCGGTCACCACCATCCTCGCGCTCGCGCCGCTGATCGCGGCCGGCGTGGCCGACCCGGAGGACGTGGTCGTGGTCGCGTCGTCCGGCACGTCCGGCGCGGGCAGGGCCGCGAAGACGCACCTGCTGGCCAGCGAGGTGATGGGCAGCCTGTCGACCTACAAGACCGGCCGTCACCAGCACGTCCCCGAGATCAAGCAGGCCACGGGCGCGAAGAGCCTGTCGTTCACGCCGGTCCTGGCGCCGATGCCGCGCGGCATCCTGGCGACGGTCACGGCGAAGGCGCTCACCGGAGACGATCCCCGCGAAACACTGGCAGAGGCCTACGCGAACGACCCCTTCGTGCACGTGCTCGAAACGGGCCGATGGCCGCAGACCGCCAGTGTGAGCGGGTCCAACTCGGTGCACCTGCAGGCCACGGTCGACGTCGACTCCGGCCGGATCATCGCGGTCAGCGCCTCCGACAACCTCGGCAAGGGCGCGGCCGGCCAGGCCGTCCAGAACGCCAACCTCATGTTCGGGCTGCCCGAGACCACCGGGCTGCAGATCTACGGAGTCGCACCATGA
- a CDS encoding MFS transporter, whose translation MSGDLRTFYQILINTLLVSVINFTVWFAVTFWVYLETRSVFATGVISGIFLVLTAVTGIWFGSLVDHHRRTLVMQASAGASFALYLAALGVWLITPSETFQNPASVRLWSFVVLLMCGVIAGNIRTIALPTLVTILIDEGSRDRANGLVGTVSGVSMLTTSVISGLLVAFDGMRSVLALALVVLGVSIVHLATVTVREPAPSPEHEAESGRVDLRGTIRVVRGVPGLMALVLFSAFNNLLGGIFMALMDAYGLSLVSVQTWGVLWGVLSTGFIVGGLLIARVGLGTRPVRLLLLVNLVLWTVTMLFPIRSSMIPLVIGMYVYMLLVPFAEAAEQTVLQRVVPLERQGRVFGFAQSVEQAASPLTAFLISPIAQFFFIPLMSEGGAGAEAIGSWFGVGPDRGLALVFVLTGVAGIVATLLALNSRPYRHLSARYAAAPDPVAAEETTEPSADETAAVAADGRAVADNLAATGNPSTAGPQPTARDATGS comes from the coding sequence ATGAGCGGTGACCTGCGGACCTTCTACCAAATCCTGATCAACACGCTGTTGGTGTCGGTCATCAACTTCACGGTGTGGTTCGCGGTCACGTTCTGGGTTTACCTGGAGACGAGATCGGTCTTCGCGACCGGGGTGATCTCCGGCATCTTCCTGGTGCTGACCGCGGTGACCGGCATCTGGTTCGGCAGCCTGGTCGACCATCATCGCCGCACGCTGGTGATGCAGGCATCCGCGGGCGCGTCGTTCGCGCTCTACCTGGCCGCGCTCGGCGTCTGGCTGATCACCCCCTCGGAAACCTTTCAGAACCCCGCTTCGGTACGGCTGTGGAGCTTCGTCGTCCTGCTGATGTGCGGCGTGATCGCGGGCAACATCCGGACCATCGCGCTGCCGACGCTGGTCACGATCCTGATCGACGAGGGCAGCCGGGACCGGGCGAACGGGCTGGTCGGCACCGTGTCCGGCGTGTCGATGCTGACCACGTCGGTGATCAGCGGACTGCTCGTCGCGTTCGACGGGATGCGGTCGGTGCTGGCCCTGGCGCTGGTGGTGCTCGGCGTCTCGATCGTGCACCTGGCCACGGTCACGGTCCGCGAGCCGGCCCCGTCGCCGGAGCACGAGGCCGAGAGCGGGCGGGTCGATCTGCGCGGCACGATCCGGGTCGTCCGCGGCGTACCCGGGCTGATGGCTCTGGTGCTCTTCTCCGCGTTCAACAATCTGCTCGGCGGCATCTTCATGGCGCTGATGGACGCGTACGGGTTGTCGCTGGTCTCGGTGCAGACCTGGGGCGTGCTGTGGGGCGTGCTGAGCACCGGCTTCATCGTCGGCGGGCTGCTCATCGCGCGCGTCGGCCTCGGCACCCGGCCGGTGCGGCTGCTGCTGCTCGTCAACCTGGTGCTCTGGACCGTGACGATGCTCTTCCCGATCCGCTCGTCGATGATCCCGCTGGTCATCGGCATGTACGTGTACATGCTGCTGGTCCCGTTCGCGGAGGCGGCCGAGCAGACCGTCCTGCAGCGTGTGGTGCCGCTGGAACGGCAGGGGCGCGTGTTCGGGTTCGCGCAGAGCGTGGAGCAGGCCGCGTCGCCGCTCACCGCGTTCCTGATCTCGCCGATCGCGCAGTTCTTCTTCATCCCGCTGATGTCCGAGGGCGGCGCCGGGGCTGAGGCGATCGGCTCCTGGTTCGGCGTCGGGCCGGATCGCGGGCTCGCGCTCGTATTCGTGCTGACCGGCGTGGCCGGCATCGTCGCGACGCTCCTCGCACTGAACAGCCGGCCATACCGGCACCTGAGCGCGCGCTATGCGGCCGCGCCCGACCCGGTGGCGGCGGAGGAGACCACCGAGCCCTCGGCGGACGAGACCGCCGCGGTCGCAGCGGACGGCCGAGCCGTCGCGGACAACCTGGCCGCGACCGGGAATCCCAGCACCGCGGGCCCTCAGCCCACCGCGCGCGACGCCACCGGCAGTTAG
- a CDS encoding GNAT family N-acetyltransferase: MRIRGYEAGDAGAAVELLDLISASDARIRWRRLLAEDGVVAFVADDGGRVLGAALLGAATDYRGQRAIGLGVAADARGRGIGTALAGVLVRADRAAGPEVVPVAMTMRDDLPDGLRFAERLGLQVYNHCTGWTITLDDPGPLWAAAQVAAAKSDVRLETTTVGESRARFVAAAAESLAGMPTDTPIDLEAFAANMPDHVVVLFAEDAEGAAGTCLIRQDGDTGGWHTSYTGVATRARRRGIARALKLGSFAAAAERGGTAMHGENDDRNVPMLALSAAVGMRRGLGYWSLVTDRLTEPWHS, from the coding sequence GTGCGGATTCGTGGGTATGAGGCGGGAGATGCCGGTGCTGCGGTAGAGCTGCTGGATCTGATCAGTGCGTCGGATGCGCGGATTCGGTGGCGACGGCTGCTGGCGGAGGACGGGGTCGTGGCGTTCGTCGCGGACGACGGTGGGCGGGTCCTCGGGGCGGCGCTGCTCGGGGCGGCCACGGACTACCGGGGGCAGCGGGCGATCGGGCTGGGGGTCGCGGCGGACGCACGCGGGCGCGGGATCGGGACCGCGCTGGCCGGCGTGCTGGTGCGGGCGGATCGGGCCGCGGGGCCGGAGGTCGTGCCGGTCGCGATGACGATGCGCGACGATCTGCCGGACGGGCTGCGGTTCGCGGAGCGGCTGGGGCTGCAGGTCTACAACCACTGCACCGGCTGGACGATCACGCTCGACGATCCCGGACCGCTCTGGGCGGCGGCGCAGGTAGCCGCGGCGAAGTCCGATGTGCGGCTGGAGACCACGACGGTGGGGGAGTCGCGGGCCCGCTTCGTGGCGGCGGCCGCGGAGTCGCTGGCCGGCATGCCGACCGATACCCCGATCGACCTCGAGGCGTTCGCCGCGAACATGCCGGACCACGTCGTGGTGCTCTTCGCGGAGGACGCGGAGGGCGCCGCCGGCACCTGCCTGATCAGGCAGGACGGCGACACGGGCGGCTGGCACACCAGCTACACCGGCGTGGCCACGCGGGCGCGGCGGCGCGGCATCGCGCGGGCGCTGAAGCTGGGCTCGTTCGCTGCGGCCGCTGAGCGCGGCGGGACCGCGATGCACGGCGAGAACGACGACCGAAACGTACCGATGCTGGCATTGAGCGCGGCCGTCGGCATGCGGCGCGGCCTCGGCTACTGGTCCCTGGTGACCGACCGTCTCACGGAGCCGTGGCATTCGTGA
- the pheT gene encoding phenylalanine--tRNA ligase subunit beta, which produces MRIGVSWLREHVDLPVDLTGADVEQALVSLGIEVDSVVDQAATVKGDLVVGRVLTIEELTGFKKPIRFCTVDVGGAAPQEIVCGARNFSEGDLVVVILPGGELPGGFTIGARKTYGRMSAGMICSAAELGLSDDHDGIIVLSGDLVPGTDARPLVGLDDIILELEITPDRGYAMSVRGLARELSHALKVPFRDPGLVSSPAGTAEVPWAVTVDDQAGCDRFSARLVRGIDPAAPSPDYIKRRLAVAGVRSIGLAVDITNYVMLELGQPMHAFDADLLDGPLLVRRALPGEKITTLDGVVRSLDAEDMVICSGEAPGVPISLAAVMGGETSEVQPTTTNVLFEAAHWDAVMVGRTARRHKLFSEAAKRWERGVDPALTLVAMDRAVSLLLSHGGGVASPEILDLDYRRPAGLIELDATLPARRIGVDYSRDQVISLLQEVGCGVAASTSSDVLTVTPPSWRPDLTDPADLVEEVVRLDGYDVVPSLLPVAPAGNGLTASQARRRSVARALAENGYVEVLDYPFMSASVFDAFGMPSSDNRRSAVRLANPLSEEEPLLRSTLLPPLLTTLRRNIGRGTRDLALYEIGAVFHPRPGAGSPPAMGVDERPGDDDLFAADATLPKQPWHVAVVLAGEVSPSGWWGAGRAANWADAVEAARTVLSAAGIPAGQITVTAGDEAPWHPGRCAAISVDGTIVGFAGELHPAAISTLELPRRTCAMELNLTALPNAPVVQAQPLSTYPPALIDVALVVPADVPAAAVEATLSGAAGPLLEAVRLFDVYESEALGADKKSLAFKLTFRAPDRTLTVEEAVTARDAAVAAAASEFGATLRGA; this is translated from the coding sequence GTGCGCATCGGAGTTTCCTGGCTGCGCGAACACGTCGACCTGCCGGTGGATCTCACCGGCGCCGACGTCGAGCAGGCATTGGTGTCCCTCGGGATCGAGGTGGACTCGGTCGTCGACCAGGCGGCGACCGTCAAAGGTGACCTGGTGGTGGGCCGCGTGCTCACCATCGAGGAACTGACCGGTTTCAAGAAGCCGATCCGGTTCTGCACGGTGGACGTGGGCGGCGCCGCGCCGCAGGAGATCGTCTGCGGGGCGCGGAACTTCTCCGAGGGCGATCTCGTCGTCGTGATCCTGCCGGGCGGCGAACTGCCCGGCGGCTTCACGATCGGCGCGCGGAAGACCTACGGGCGGATGTCCGCGGGCATGATCTGCTCCGCCGCCGAGCTGGGGCTGAGCGACGATCACGACGGCATCATCGTGCTGTCGGGCGATCTGGTGCCCGGCACCGACGCGCGTCCACTGGTCGGGCTGGACGACATCATCCTGGAGCTGGAGATCACCCCGGACCGGGGGTACGCGATGAGCGTGCGCGGTCTCGCCCGCGAACTGTCGCACGCGCTCAAGGTGCCGTTCCGCGACCCGGGGCTGGTCTCCTCTCCGGCCGGAACCGCCGAGGTGCCGTGGGCGGTCACCGTGGACGACCAGGCCGGCTGCGACCGGTTCTCGGCGCGGCTGGTGCGCGGCATCGACCCGGCCGCGCCGTCGCCGGACTACATCAAGCGGCGGCTCGCGGTCGCCGGCGTGCGCTCGATCGGCCTGGCCGTGGACATCACGAACTACGTGATGCTGGAGCTGGGCCAGCCGATGCACGCGTTCGACGCGGACCTGCTGGACGGCCCGCTGCTGGTCCGGCGCGCGCTGCCGGGCGAGAAGATCACCACGCTGGACGGGGTGGTCCGCTCGCTCGACGCCGAGGACATGGTGATCTGCTCCGGCGAGGCCCCGGGCGTGCCGATCTCGCTGGCCGCGGTGATGGGCGGCGAGACCTCCGAGGTGCAGCCGACCACCACGAACGTGCTGTTCGAAGCCGCCCACTGGGACGCGGTCATGGTCGGTCGCACCGCCCGCCGGCACAAGCTCTTCAGCGAGGCGGCGAAGCGCTGGGAACGCGGCGTCGACCCGGCGCTGACGCTGGTCGCCATGGATCGCGCGGTCTCGCTGCTGCTTTCGCACGGCGGTGGGGTGGCCTCACCGGAGATCCTCGATCTCGACTACCGTCGCCCGGCCGGCCTGATCGAGCTGGACGCCACGCTGCCGGCCCGCCGGATCGGCGTCGACTACTCGCGCGACCAGGTCATCTCGCTGCTGCAGGAGGTCGGCTGCGGCGTGGCCGCGTCCACCTCCAGCGACGTGCTCACCGTGACGCCGCCGTCCTGGCGCCCGGACCTGACCGACCCGGCCGACCTGGTCGAGGAGGTCGTCCGCCTCGACGGGTACGACGTGGTCCCGAGCCTGCTGCCGGTCGCGCCGGCCGGCAACGGCCTCACCGCGTCGCAGGCCCGCCGCCGGTCCGTGGCCCGCGCGCTCGCCGAGAACGGCTACGTGGAGGTCCTCGACTACCCGTTCATGTCCGCCTCCGTGTTCGACGCGTTCGGCATGCCCTCGTCGGACAACCGCCGCTCCGCGGTCCGGCTGGCGAACCCCCTCTCCGAGGAGGAGCCGCTGCTGCGCAGCACGCTGCTGCCACCACTGCTCACCACGCTGCGCCGCAACATCGGGCGCGGCACCCGCGACCTCGCGCTCTACGAGATCGGCGCCGTCTTCCACCCGCGCCCCGGCGCCGGCAGCCCGCCGGCCATGGGCGTCGACGAACGCCCCGGCGACGACGACCTGTTCGCCGCGGACGCCACACTGCCCAAGCAGCCGTGGCACGTCGCGGTCGTGCTGGCCGGCGAGGTCTCCCCGTCCGGCTGGTGGGGCGCCGGCCGCGCCGCGAACTGGGCCGACGCGGTCGAGGCGGCCCGCACCGTGCTGTCCGCCGCCGGAATCCCGGCCGGGCAGATCACGGTCACGGCCGGTGACGAGGCGCCGTGGCACCCCGGCCGCTGCGCCGCGATCTCGGTCGACGGCACCATCGTCGGCTTCGCCGGCGAGCTGCACCCGGCCGCGATCTCCACGCTGGAACTGCCGCGGCGCACGTGCGCGATGGAGCTGAACCTGACCGCGCTGCCGAACGCCCCGGTGGTCCAGGCCCAGCCGCTGTCGACGTACCCACCGGCGCTGATCGACGTCGCCCTGGTCGTCCCGGCGGACGTCCCGGCCGCCGCGGTCGAGGCGACGCTGTCCGGCGCCGCCGGCCCGCTGCTGGAGGCGGTCCGCCTGTTCGACGTGTACGAGTCGGAGGCGCTGGGCGCGGACAAGAAGTCCCTGGCCTTCAAGCTGACGTTCCGCGCCCCGGACCGCACGCTGACGGTCGAGGAGGCGGTCACGGCCCGCGACGCGGCGGTGGCCGCGGCGGCCTCCGAGTTCGGCGCCACCCTCCGCGGCGCGTAG
- the pheS gene encoding phenylalanine--tRNA ligase subunit alpha: MTYRNDPYDPKQVALLDQSALDGAIAEATQAFAGAADLDALVALKPAHLGDKSPISLARREIGALPPAAKSDAGKRVNVARQAVQTAYDARQAALEVERAARVLAEERVDVTLPWDRRPRGARHPLTTLMERIGDLFVGMGYEIAEGPEVELEWTNFDALNIHADHPARGLMDTFHLTTPGHVLRTHTSPVQARTMLTRKPPIYVVCPGRTYRTDELDATHTPVFHQVEGLVVDEGITMAHLRGTLDHFARAMFGEGAKTRWRPHYFPFTEPSGEFDVWFPEHRDGPRWVEWGGCGMVNPRVLRACGIDPDRYSGFAFGMGIERTLMFRHGISDMREMVEGDVRFTTAYGMAV; encoded by the coding sequence ATGACCTATCGCAATGACCCGTATGACCCCAAGCAGGTTGCCCTGCTGGATCAGTCCGCCCTCGACGGCGCGATCGCGGAGGCCACGCAGGCCTTCGCCGGCGCGGCCGACCTGGACGCGCTCGTCGCGCTGAAGCCGGCGCACCTCGGCGACAAGTCGCCGATCTCGCTGGCCCGCCGGGAGATCGGCGCGCTGCCCCCGGCCGCGAAGTCCGACGCCGGGAAGCGGGTCAACGTCGCCCGGCAGGCCGTGCAGACGGCGTACGACGCACGGCAGGCCGCCCTCGAGGTCGAGCGCGCCGCGCGCGTGCTCGCCGAGGAGCGCGTCGACGTCACGCTCCCGTGGGACCGCCGCCCGCGTGGCGCCCGGCACCCGCTCACCACGCTCATGGAGCGGATCGGCGACCTGTTCGTCGGCATGGGCTACGAGATCGCCGAGGGTCCCGAGGTCGAGCTCGAGTGGACCAACTTCGACGCGCTCAACATCCACGCGGACCACCCGGCGCGCGGGCTGATGGACACGTTCCACCTGACCACGCCGGGGCACGTGCTGCGCACGCACACGTCGCCGGTGCAGGCCCGGACCATGCTCACCCGCAAACCGCCGATCTACGTGGTGTGCCCGGGGCGGACGTACCGGACCGACGAGCTGGACGCCACCCACACGCCGGTCTTCCACCAGGTCGAGGGCCTGGTCGTGGACGAGGGCATCACGATGGCGCACCTGCGCGGCACGCTCGACCACTTCGCCAGGGCCATGTTCGGCGAGGGCGCGAAGACCAGGTGGCGGCCGCACTACTTCCCGTTCACCGAGCCGTCCGGCGAGTTCGACGTGTGGTTCCCGGAGCACCGGGACGGGCCGCGCTGGGTCGAGTGGGGCGGCTGCGGCATGGTCAACCCGCGCGTGCTACGCGCCTGCGGCATCGACCCCGACCGTTACTCGGGGTTCGCGTTCGGCATGGGGATCGAGCGGACGCTGATGTTCCGGCACGGCATTTCCGACATGCGCGAGATGGTCGAGGGCGATGTGCGCTTCACGACCGCGTACGGCATGGCCGTCTGA